A stretch of DNA from Sulfurospirillum tamanense:
CTCACCTGAGGCTCGCCTACGATATTTTTCGTCTCTTTTCCTACTGCTTTTACACCTTCATCCAAAAGTGCTTGCAAAGCTTCTTGCTCCGCGTCTTGTTTGATTTTATCCCCAAAGCGTTTCATAATGACAGCCATAGGCACTTTCCCAGCCCTAAATCCATCGACCTTTGCGTCTTTTGCTACCGATTTAGCGATTTTTTCTTGCTTTTTTGCAAGATCCTCTTGGCTTATTTTGGCTGATGCAGTTGCATTTGCACCGTCTGTCATTTTCGCTGTAACTTCCATAGAGTCCCTTTTTTTCAAAAAAATTTTTTATAATATAGCAGATTTTTGCTTATCACTGGATAATTCCAGTTACGCCACATTTTCTCTTTCAAACTTCCAGCTCTTTGTGCTCTTTTTTATCACTGTAAATACCAAGGCAGTAAAAGCCATCGTGGGCAACACAGCCCCTATTTCTAAATCCATCCCTTTAAACGCATAATACGCTCCAACCCCTATAATCCAAACCACCAAAGCGTTTACATGTAAGAGTAATTTTGGATTTAACGCACGGTTTTGAAAGAAAAAATAATCACACAACACAATCGCAAACAAGGGACCAAAAACCGATCCAATAGCGTATAGAAAGTGTTCGTACTGGTGCATTGGAACCCAAAGAGCCAAACATAAGCCCACAAATGCCATCCCTACTGCCGCATGACGTTCTTTTATTTTGGGGAAAATTGCCGTGGTGCTCACCCCTGCAGAATAGGCATCTAAAAACGTTGTGGTCACTGTTGAGAGTACCACAATACTCAAAGCAAACAATCCTAAATTGGCCGCGAGCATCATCTGAGAAGGGTCGGCACTTCCTGAGTGCAAAGCAGCCCCAAGCCCAATAATATACATCAGCGTACTTCCTAAAAAATACCCCGTTGTAGCACCCCAGACCCCGGCAGTTTTATTTTTAGCAAAACGGGTATAATCCCCAATCAACGGAAGCCAAGAGAGCGGCATGATGATACTAAGCTCCAACGCCAACCCCATCGAAAAAGAAGCCCCAGAGGTAGCTTTAGTGTGATGCGCCCCCGTATCAAAGACCACATAAGCCAGTACCAACGTCAATGCAAAAAGCAAAACAACAGCAACAACATTGAGCTTTGTAAATCCCTCTGCTCCCAGCCAAATCCACGCCATGATAGCAATACCAAGAGCCAACGCCCACGCCAAATGGCTACTCACACCCATGACCAACTGACTAATCTCATTGGCTGCGTTTGCCCCGCTGATAATCATAATGGCTGTCCAGCCAATAAGCTGTAAAATATTGAGCACCGCAAACAAACGAGACCCCACCAAGCCAAAGCTCAAACGTGTGCTCACCATCGAAGGCAGGCCGCTTTGCGCACCAATGGTGCCACCCAAATAGAGCAACACAGCCCCCAAAAGATGGCCCACCATAATCCCCACAAGCGCGGGTGAAAATCCCATAGGTGCTAGCAATCCCCCTGTCATAATCTCTGCAATAGATACCGATGCGCCAAACCATAAAACAACCAACGTCATATTGCCAAATGTACCGCTTTTGGGTTCCATCTATCTCCTTACTAAAGGGCTTACATGTAAAAGGGAGAATTATACTCTTTTTAGAAACTAAAAAGGAACCATCCGCTACAATAATGCTCTTTTCATTCCAAGGACTTTCATGGACACACAAGCCAAATTTGAAGAAGCTGTTCGCACGATTTTAACCCTTATTGGCGAAGATGTCACCCGTGAAGGGTTGGAAAAAACCCCTGCGCGCGTTTTTAAAGCCTTTGAGTTTATGACGCAAGGCTACACCCAAGACCCCAAACAAGTCCTTGGTGACGCACTTTTTGAAAGCACCAATGACGAAATGGTACTCATCCGTGATATCGAATTTTATTCCATGTGTGAACACCACCTTCTGCCCATCATCGGACGAGCCCATGTGGCGTACATTCCCAACAGTAAAGTCGTAGGGCTTTCTAAAATTCCCCGTATGGTTAATGTCTTTGCCAGACGCCTTCAAATTCAAGAACAACTCACCGAACAAATCGCCGAAGCTATTCATGATGTCATCAAGCCCAAGGGGGTTGGTGTGGTGCTTCAAGCACGCCACATGTGCATGGAAATGCGTGGGGTGGAAAAAATCAACTCCACCACCACCACTTCAGCATTACGGGGTTCTTTTTTAAAAAACCCCGACACCCGGCGCGAATTTTTTTCTCTTATTAATTCGCCACAAGGAATGCGCTACTAAATGAGCCTTTTGCATCTCAAGTCTAAACTTCAAAATTGCGCTTCCCTTTCACCTATCTTTGGTACTATTACCAACATAAGCGCTACCACTATCGAAGTTTCGGGGTTGCGGCCTAGCATTGGTGACATTGTACGTCTCGTCTCACGGGATGGTTTGCGCAGGGAGCTTGGGATGGTTACAGAGATTAAAAGCAACCGTTTTTTTATCTCGCCATTTGGTTTTGTGGAAGGGTTTAAAACAGGAGACAAAGTTTTCATTAGCGAACAAGGCATGATGATTCCTGTGGGAGAAACCCTTTTGGGGCGCGTGG
This window harbors:
- the cytX gene encoding putative hydroxymethylpyrimidine transporter CytX encodes the protein MEPKSGTFGNMTLVVLWFGASVSIAEIMTGGLLAPMGFSPALVGIMVGHLLGAVLLYLGGTIGAQSGLPSMVSTRLSFGLVGSRLFAVLNILQLIGWTAIMIISGANAANEISQLVMGVSSHLAWALALGIAIMAWIWLGAEGFTKLNVVAVVLLFALTLVLAYVVFDTGAHHTKATSGASFSMGLALELSIIMPLSWLPLIGDYTRFAKNKTAGVWGATTGYFLGSTLMYIIGLGAALHSGSADPSQMMLAANLGLFALSIVVLSTVTTTFLDAYSAGVSTTAIFPKIKERHAAVGMAFVGLCLALWVPMHQYEHFLYAIGSVFGPLFAIVLCDYFFFQNRALNPKLLLHVNALVVWIIGVGAYYAFKGMDLEIGAVLPTMAFTALVFTVIKKSTKSWKFERENVA
- the folE gene encoding GTP cyclohydrolase I FolE, whose protein sequence is MDTQAKFEEAVRTILTLIGEDVTREGLEKTPARVFKAFEFMTQGYTQDPKQVLGDALFESTNDEMVLIRDIEFYSMCEHHLLPIIGRAHVAYIPNSKVVGLSKIPRMVNVFARRLQIQEQLTEQIAEAIHDVIKPKGVGVVLQARHMCMEMRGVEKINSTTTTSALRGSFLKNPDTRREFFSLINSPQGMRY